A stretch of DNA from Roseovarius faecimaris:
CCGCATGTGGTGCGGCTGGAAACCCGCCCGCCGACAGTCGATGGCCGCAACGAGATCATGCAGCGCGACCTGGTGAAGAACGCGCTGCGGATGCGGCCTGATCGGGTGATCATCGGCGAGGTGCGCGGCTCGGAAGCGTTCGATATGCTGCAGGCCATGAACACCGGACACGAAGGGTCGATGTCGACGGTTCACGCAAACAGCCCGCGTGACGCCATCGGTCGTATCGAACAAATGGTAGGCATGGCCGGGATGCCCATGTCACAAAGCTCGATCCGGGCACAGATCAGCTCGGCCGTGCAGCTCTTTCTGCAGCTCACCCGTCTCAGAGACGGCACCCGCAGACTTGTCTCTATCTCCGAGGTCACGGGCATGGAGGGTGACATCATTCAGTTGCAGGAAATCATGAGGTTCCAGCGCCTTGGGGTTGACGATTCCGGCAAGATCCATGGCGAATTCCGCGCATCCGGTATCCGGCCCAAGTTCCTTGAAGATCTGGAAACCATGGGCCTGCGACTGAACTCCGAATTTTTCGATCCATCCAAGGTGCTCTGAGACATGTTCAGCAATCCGATTGTCTTTTATGGTCTGATTTTCGCGGCAACGCTGCTGCTGATCGATGGCATCATTCGCCTGGTCGCGTCTTCGCGCAGGAAAAAATCCGATGTCGTCAACCGGCTGGAAGCAATCAAGAAGAAGACCGGGGTGGAAGAAGCCTATGGCGAGCTACTCAGGCGGCGTGGCATGGGTGGCCGCGATGGTGAGCAGACAATCGGCAACCAGATCAGCAGTTTCATTGGCCAGACTGGTCTGGAGCTGAGCCTGACCACACGCGTCGCCTTCTTTTTCGGAACGCTGTGCCTGGCCTACCTTCTGTCGGTTTTGTTCTTCCGGTTCGGGACGGTGATGACCTACGTATTCACCATTTCATTTCCGTTTGTCATGGCTTTCCTGGCTCTCAATTACGTCCGAAACCGCCGGATCAAGACCTTCACGCGGCAATTACCCGAGGCGATCGATATCGTGGTGCGCAGTCTGAATGCGGGGCATCCGCTTACTGCGGCGATCGGATTGGTGGCGCGGGAAATGCCTGACCCGCTTGGATCTGAGTTCGGCATTCTCAATGACCAGATGACGTTTGGCTCTGAACTGGAACAGGCCATGTTGAATATGTATGACCGGGTTGGTGCGCCGGAGCTGAACCTGCTGACGGTCAGCGTCAGCGTTCAGCGTGGTACGGGCGGGAACCTCGCGGAAATCCTGAGCAATCTCGGCCAGATGATCCGCGACCGGCTGACGATCAAGGCCAAGATCAAGGCGATTTCTGCCGAAGGCCGGATCACTGCCTGGATCATGCTGCTGTTTCCCTTCGCGCTTTTCTATATGATCCTGTTTCTGGTCCCGACCTACTACGACAAG
This window harbors:
- a CDS encoding type II secretion system F family protein — encoded protein: MFSNPIVFYGLIFAATLLLIDGIIRLVASSRRKKSDVVNRLEAIKKKTGVEEAYGELLRRRGMGGRDGEQTIGNQISSFIGQTGLELSLTTRVAFFFGTLCLAYLLSVLFFRFGTVMTYVFTISFPFVMAFLALNYVRNRRIKTFTRQLPEAIDIVVRSLNAGHPLTAAIGLVAREMPDPLGSEFGILNDQMTFGSELEQAMLNMYDRVGAPELNLLTVSVSVQRGTGGNLAEILSNLGQMIRDRLTIKAKIKAISAEGRITAWIMLLFPFALFYMILFLVPTYYDKVWESGYGAYIVTGCLIAIFMGMLVIRRLVNFDF